The window TCGTATCGAACGTGGTATCCTAAACGTAGGTGACGAAGTTGCTATCGTAGGTATCAAAGACACCATCACTACAACATGTACTGGTGTTGAAATGTTCCGTAAGCTTCTAGACGAAGGTCGTGCGGGTGAGAACGTTGGTGCACTTCTACGTGGTACTAAGCGTGACGAAGTAGAACGTGGTCAAGTACTAGCTAAGCCAGGTTCAATCACTCCACACACTAAGTTTGAATCAGAAGTATACGTACTGTCTAAAGATGAAGGTGGTCGTCACACTCCATTCTTCAAAGGCTACCGTCCACAGTTCTACTTCCGTACAACTGACGTAACTGGTGACATCACGCTACCAGAAGGCGTAGAAATGGTAATGCCAGGCGACAACGTACAAATGACTGTTGAGCTAATCGCACCAATCGCAATGGACGAAGGTCTACGTTTCGCGATCCGTGAAGGTGGCCGTACAGTAGGTGCTGGTGTTGTTGCTAAGATCTTCGACTAATTCTTAACGAATTAAGCGAAATCTCGCACGTTTCTTCATATTGAAGAAAACGCAGCAGAAAAAGGGAGGCTTTGGCTTCCCTTTTTCATATCTGCCGTTCTATTTAGTTATAAGCAGATAAAAAACGATCCTACTTTTTCTTATCTTAAAACAGACCGTTACCAGACTCCTTCTATCCTCATTTTATTACTTAGCTCTAAGAGATTGATCCTTTCTAGTTTCTCGGCGATTAATATAACCAAATGTTCTGAAATGATTATTTAGTACGACTGGTAACAAGAACCATTCTTGTTTATATTGTTTGTTCGATAGTTATTGTTTATGGGTTTGAGTATGTTTGTATGTCTTTGTCATGGTGTTTCTGACAAGAAAATTAGAAAGTTGGCTGTTGATGAAGGCATAACGGATATCAGGGGGATAAAGCGATGTACAGCGCTGGGTAGCCAATGCGGTAAGTGCATCAGACAAGCCAAAGAGATTTTAGCTGAACACTACATAGAACTAAAACAAGTCAGCTGATCACTGTAATACTGCGGT is drawn from uncultured Vibrio sp. and contains these coding sequences:
- a CDS encoding bacterioferritin-associated ferredoxin — protein: MFVCLCHGVSDKKIRKLAVDEGITDIRGIKRCTALGSQCGKCIRQAKEILAEHYIELKQVS